The Thermococcus stetteri genome has a segment encoding these proteins:
- a CDS encoding SufD family Fe-S cluster assembly protein — MSLTITAEALEKLTYQKYKDSPTIRSYTKWKLFEENSPLKLPTEAKAGEVPVKGHVTFSGSEASFNLPGGVELTEGTLGLSQPEESRILGFHFYALKKAYRLKITEDLTEPLVIVSHLSENAFISHHLSIEVENANVPMIIYDLSEKGTKSLVVELGLKNAEAEILTVGNHNALSHYLLRATLGEGSKVRAFTIVKGGRMSHHREDYSLEGVGSELILRGIPMGISSAVDYLTNVLQYGEKSKSETRVNGYSYRNGWVVHRGVAKVFEKAKNSSSEVSSHVVIMDEGSLGVSVPMLEVDTGEIEAASHSSSVSQFDEDALFYLRSRGLSREEALSLFVHGIGEALSDHLQRLKAKARSNIMALVERLL; from the coding sequence ATGTCACTTACAATAACTGCAGAAGCGCTTGAAAAGCTCACCTATCAAAAGTACAAGGATAGTCCTACGATAAGGAGCTACACGAAGTGGAAGCTCTTTGAAGAAAACTCTCCCCTAAAGCTCCCGACGGAAGCGAAAGCGGGCGAGGTTCCGGTTAAGGGACACGTTACCTTTTCGGGAAGCGAGGCGAGTTTCAACCTGCCCGGTGGAGTTGAGCTCACAGAGGGGACACTCGGCCTCTCTCAGCCAGAGGAGTCAAGAATTCTGGGCTTCCACTTTTATGCCCTTAAGAAAGCTTACCGGCTTAAAATAACGGAGGATCTCACGGAACCACTCGTGATAGTCTCCCACCTCTCGGAAAATGCTTTCATAAGCCATCACCTAAGTATTGAAGTGGAAAACGCCAATGTGCCGATGATAATCTACGACCTCTCTGAAAAAGGAACAAAATCCCTTGTGGTTGAGCTTGGGCTTAAAAATGCTGAAGCTGAGATTTTGACCGTTGGGAATCACAACGCTTTGTCCCACTACCTTCTCAGAGCTACGCTTGGCGAGGGATCCAAGGTTAGAGCGTTCACTATAGTCAAGGGAGGAAGGATGAGCCACCACAGAGAGGACTACTCCCTCGAAGGAGTTGGAAGCGAACTCATCTTAAGGGGAATTCCCATGGGGATAAGTTCAGCCGTTGATTACCTAACCAATGTTCTTCAATATGGAGAGAAAAGTAAAAGTGAAACAAGGGTAAACGGCTATTCCTACAGGAATGGATGGGTAGTGCACAGAGGTGTAGCAAAAGTTTTTGAAAAGGCCAAGAACTCTTCGAGTGAAGTCAGCTCTCACGTGGTCATCATGGATGAGGGATCACTTGGGGTCAGCGTGCCCATGCTTGAAGTTGATACCGGGGAGATAGAGGCAGCATCTCATTCTTCAAGCGTTTCCCAGTTCGACGAGGATGCCCTCTTCTACCTTCGCTCCCGCGGATTGAGCAGGGAAGAGGCTTTGAGCCTTTTTGTGCACGGCATAGGCGAAGCATTGAGCGATCACTTGCAGAGATTGAAGGCAAAAGCGAGGAGCAACATAATGGCTCTTGTTGAAAGACTTCTGTAA
- the sufB gene encoding Fe-S cluster assembly protein SufB — protein MSEHSKLEEILEAGSLEEILGTAVPYPKEIELKGRISRETVEELSRIKNEPEWMLRHRLKALELFEKLPLPRWVVGVEELDLESFSLYSKPELEKEVKDWDDLPENIRKVFERLNIPEIEKKFLSGLTAVFDSESVYSQLKEEFEKKGIIMVPMEEAVQKYPDLVKKYFGRVFPPGEHKFSALHHALWSGGAFVYIPKGVRVPFPIEAFFVIGSALEGQFEHTLLIADEGSYVHFIEGCSAPMYKGFSFHDGMVEIYAHKGATVKFTTIQNWSRNVINFNNKRAILEENAYVEWIEGSIGSHITYTYPSSVLKGEGARTAQYVVSLSNGPYLKDTGAKAWHLAPNTSSKIVSKSISSNGGINIYRGLVRIMKGAKNSTATVSCDSLILDEESKAYTYPHNQNDEPSASIIHEATTGKLSEDKLFYLNARGIKEEEAKSLIVLGFISEVLEGLPFEYVEVLKKVIELEFSEVGGVG, from the coding sequence ATGAGCGAGCACTCAAAGCTTGAGGAGATTCTGGAGGCGGGCTCCCTCGAAGAAATCCTCGGTACTGCGGTTCCGTATCCAAAGGAGATCGAGCTGAAGGGCAGGATAAGCAGGGAAACAGTGGAAGAGCTTTCGAGGATAAAGAACGAACCAGAGTGGATGCTCAGGCACAGGCTTAAGGCCCTTGAGCTCTTTGAGAAGCTTCCCCTGCCGAGGTGGGTGGTTGGAGTTGAAGAGCTCGACCTTGAGAGCTTCTCCCTCTACTCCAAGCCGGAGCTTGAGAAGGAGGTAAAGGACTGGGATGACCTGCCTGAGAACATACGGAAGGTGTTCGAGAGACTCAACATCCCGGAGATAGAGAAGAAGTTCCTCTCCGGCTTAACGGCTGTTTTCGACAGCGAGAGCGTCTACTCCCAGCTCAAGGAGGAGTTCGAGAAGAAGGGCATCATCATGGTGCCCATGGAGGAGGCCGTCCAGAAGTATCCGGATCTGGTCAAGAAGTACTTCGGAAGGGTCTTCCCGCCAGGAGAGCACAAGTTTTCAGCTCTGCACCACGCCCTCTGGAGCGGAGGGGCCTTCGTCTACATCCCGAAAGGGGTGAGGGTTCCCTTCCCGATTGAGGCATTCTTCGTCATCGGTTCGGCCCTTGAGGGCCAGTTCGAGCATACCCTGCTGATAGCGGACGAGGGGAGCTACGTTCACTTCATCGAGGGCTGTAGCGCGCCCATGTACAAGGGCTTCTCCTTCCACGACGGCATGGTCGAGATTTATGCCCACAAGGGAGCGACCGTCAAGTTCACGACCATACAGAACTGGAGCAGGAACGTCATCAACTTCAACAACAAGAGGGCCATACTCGAGGAGAACGCCTACGTCGAGTGGATAGAGGGCAGCATAGGGAGCCACATAACCTATACCTACCCATCGAGCGTCCTGAAGGGAGAAGGGGCGAGGACGGCTCAATACGTCGTCTCGCTCAGCAACGGGCCCTACCTCAAGGACACCGGCGCCAAGGCTTGGCATCTCGCTCCAAACACGAGCTCCAAGATAGTCTCCAAGAGCATAAGCTCCAACGGCGGCATAAACATCTACCGCGGCCTCGTCAGGATAATGAAAGGGGCAAAGAACTCGACCGCAACGGTCTCCTGTGACTCCCTCATCCTCGACGAGGAGAGCAAGGCCTACACCTACCCACACAACCAGAACGATGAGCCATCAGCGAGCATAATCCACGAAGCTACTACCGGAAAGCTCAGCGAGGATAAGCTCTTCTACCTTAACGCAAGGGGCATAAAGGAGGAAGAGGCTAAAAGCCTCATCGTTCTGGGCTTCATCAGCGAGGTTCTTGAAGGGCTTCCTTTTGAGTACGTTGAGGTGCTAAAGAAGGTTATAGAGCTTGAATTCAGCGAGGTTGGGGGTGTTGGATGA
- a CDS encoding SDR family oxidoreductase translates to MKVAVVTGASRGIGRTIAEMLAEEGYSLALGARNVEELEKLTEGLETEVFYHYLDVSRPESVDDFASRVLWRFGGVDLVVANAGVGYFGRLEEIRDEDFERMLQVNTLGLWRTVKAFLPSLRERRGAVVAVTSDVSARVFPGGGAYVATKWAARALVRTFQMENPEVRFLELRPGAVDTYFAGSGPGKPKEHGFLKPEDVAEALRCLLKLPPDVRVEELMLRSIYQRPEY, encoded by the coding sequence ATGAAGGTTGCCGTTGTTACCGGCGCTTCGCGGGGAATAGGCAGGACAATAGCGGAGATGCTTGCTGAGGAAGGTTACTCACTCGCCCTGGGTGCTAGAAATGTAGAGGAGCTGGAGAAGCTTACTGAGGGCCTGGAGACAGAAGTATTCTACCATTACCTCGACGTCTCAAGGCCGGAGAGTGTTGATGATTTTGCCAGTAGGGTTCTCTGGCGTTTCGGTGGGGTTGACCTGGTCGTCGCAAACGCAGGAGTTGGCTACTTCGGCAGGCTTGAAGAGATAAGGGACGAGGACTTTGAGAGAATGCTCCAGGTGAACACTCTCGGCCTCTGGAGGACGGTTAAGGCGTTCCTTCCGAGCCTAAGAGAGAGAAGGGGGGCTGTTGTGGCAGTAACTTCGGACGTTTCAGCAAGGGTCTTCCCGGGCGGAGGAGCCTATGTAGCCACAAAGTGGGCGGCGAGAGCTTTAGTCCGGACTTTCCAGATGGAGAACCCCGAGGTTCGCTTCCTTGAGCTGAGGCCTGGGGCCGTGGACACTTACTTCGCGGGGAGCGGGCCGGGAAAACCTAAGGAGCATGGCTTCCTCAAGCCGGAGGATGTTGCGGAGGCCCTCCGCTGTCTCCTGAAGCTCCCTCCTGATGTCAGGGTTGAAGAGCTCATGCTCCGTTCCATCTATCAGAGACCGGAATACTAA
- the iorB gene encoding indolepyruvate ferredoxin oxidoreductase subunit beta → MNVIYCGVGGQGIVLMSNIVGEACARKGIHVVSGELHGLSQRSGSVIVHQRIGEGLSPLIPYGEADVILALEPMEALRYIYFLKPGGVVITNTRLIHHPYETESFVKGKIDRYVTYGEIVENIRKSSAKLYEIDALKLAEEAGTSLAQNVVLVGALTALPDFPIDKETMLEAVKASVPQKTIDANIRAFELGYEAIRKLL, encoded by the coding sequence ATGAACGTCATCTACTGCGGAGTTGGAGGACAGGGCATAGTGCTCATGTCCAACATAGTTGGGGAAGCCTGCGCCAGAAAGGGAATCCACGTGGTGAGCGGGGAGCTCCATGGTCTCTCCCAGAGGAGCGGTTCCGTTATAGTCCACCAGCGCATAGGCGAAGGCCTCTCGCCCCTCATCCCCTACGGTGAGGCTGACGTGATTTTAGCCCTCGAGCCGATGGAAGCGCTCCGCTACATCTACTTCCTCAAGCCCGGAGGGGTTGTGATAACCAACACGCGCCTAATCCACCACCCCTACGAGACGGAAAGCTTTGTCAAGGGCAAGATAGACAGGTACGTGACTTATGGAGAGATAGTGGAAAACATCAGAAAATCCAGTGCGAAGCTCTACGAGATAGATGCGCTCAAACTTGCTGAAGAAGCTGGAACTTCCCTGGCTCAGAACGTTGTTCTTGTTGGTGCTCTAACGGCCCTTCCGGACTTTCCAATAGACAAGGAGACGATGCTCGAAGCGGTGAAGGCGAGCGTTCCCCAGAAGACGATTGATGCCAACATAAGGGCCTTTGAGCTAGGCTATGAGGCGATTAGGAAGCTCCTCTGA
- a CDS encoding thiamine pyrophosphate-dependent enzyme — protein sequence MSLKEVLKEEPHAGYMLTNEAIVRAALEADVKVAAFYPGSPQTEILDTFDMVSRYRDDIVVEIAANEKVALETAAGAAFVGLRGFTSMKSVGGNVASDTLYSLAYTGVKGGLVVVIADDPYAHSSQSEQDGRWFGYTAYLPMLEPSSPQEAYEMVKKAFKLSEKYSSVVLVRTTTRVNHQSGIVRVGKLERTPFNKLLWKENRKSYATVGSLARKFKAELLEKIAEMRDDPEFLEFNRVEYFDGEEVKAVKPGEARGIGIITSGVAYSYVLESLQKLGGKAYVLKLGVLNPIPEKLIGDFIEGLEKVVVVEELFPYIEGFVRQIAKERNPKLEIVGKKSGHFLEMLEYNVPIVIKVLAEVLGRELPFDYEGHFKRMWELAKLAPPRMPTFCAGCPHRATFWALRRAMGNIENYYLSNDIGCYSMLALEHIGWTDSLLAMGASLGIAHGVQHSAEERVVALVGDSTFFHAALPGIVNAIRNNSKMTLIILDNAVTAMTGQQAHPGSPKKVNPYEKRIDIESVLRGLGVEKIVVIDSFQARKNIGKLREALKYDGLSVVISRGDCALYHFREYRRAGGKIVPYFVDKEACERAYNCIRDFGCPAIVIDEEDKKAKILPEICVGCGVCAQLCPHNAIHSTAILYGGEDKPYVTIEDYRELEQIMLRREKP from the coding sequence ATGTCCCTGAAAGAGGTTCTGAAAGAGGAGCCCCACGCGGGCTATATGCTAACTAATGAGGCCATAGTCAGAGCCGCCCTCGAGGCGGACGTGAAGGTTGCGGCCTTTTACCCCGGTTCTCCGCAGACGGAAATCTTAGACACCTTCGACATGGTCTCCCGCTACAGGGATGACATCGTTGTGGAAATAGCGGCCAACGAGAAGGTTGCCCTTGAGACAGCGGCAGGAGCCGCTTTCGTCGGTCTTAGAGGGTTCACATCAATGAAGAGCGTTGGCGGAAACGTGGCATCGGACACGCTCTATTCACTTGCCTACACCGGCGTCAAGGGCGGGCTCGTTGTGGTTATAGCCGATGATCCCTACGCCCACTCCTCCCAGTCGGAGCAGGACGGAAGGTGGTTCGGCTACACGGCTTACCTTCCAATGCTCGAACCATCCAGCCCGCAGGAAGCCTACGAGATGGTAAAGAAGGCCTTCAAGCTGAGCGAGAAATACAGTAGCGTCGTTCTGGTGAGGACAACGACGAGGGTAAACCACCAGAGCGGAATAGTGAGGGTTGGGAAGCTTGAGAGGACGCCCTTCAATAAGCTCTTATGGAAAGAAAACCGGAAAAGCTACGCGACCGTTGGCTCCCTCGCGAGGAAGTTCAAGGCCGAGCTTCTGGAGAAGATAGCGGAGATGAGGGATGACCCTGAGTTTTTGGAGTTCAACCGCGTGGAATACTTCGATGGGGAGGAAGTGAAAGCTGTAAAGCCAGGGGAAGCGAGGGGAATCGGCATAATAACATCGGGCGTGGCATATTCCTATGTGCTCGAGAGCCTTCAGAAGCTCGGAGGAAAAGCGTACGTCCTCAAGCTCGGCGTCCTCAATCCGATCCCGGAGAAGCTCATTGGAGACTTCATAGAGGGGCTTGAAAAGGTTGTGGTGGTTGAAGAGCTTTTCCCCTACATAGAGGGCTTCGTGAGGCAGATTGCCAAGGAGAGGAACCCAAAGCTGGAGATAGTCGGCAAGAAGAGCGGCCACTTCCTTGAGATGCTGGAGTACAACGTGCCCATAGTCATCAAGGTTCTCGCCGAGGTTCTCGGAAGGGAGCTCCCCTTTGACTACGAGGGGCACTTCAAGAGAATGTGGGAGCTCGCAAAGCTCGCTCCCCCGAGGATGCCCACCTTCTGCGCCGGCTGTCCGCATAGAGCGACTTTCTGGGCGCTCAGGAGGGCCATGGGGAACATCGAAAACTACTATCTCTCCAACGACATCGGCTGCTACTCTATGCTTGCCCTCGAGCACATCGGCTGGACTGACTCTCTCTTAGCGATGGGCGCTTCCCTTGGAATAGCCCACGGGGTGCAGCACTCAGCTGAAGAGAGGGTGGTGGCGCTTGTAGGCGATTCGACCTTCTTCCACGCTGCTTTGCCCGGAATAGTGAACGCCATCAGGAACAATTCCAAGATGACGCTTATAATCCTTGACAACGCCGTTACTGCCATGACCGGCCAGCAGGCCCATCCCGGCAGTCCGAAGAAGGTGAACCCCTACGAAAAGCGCATAGACATAGAGAGCGTTTTGAGGGGCCTGGGAGTGGAGAAGATAGTCGTCATAGACTCCTTCCAGGCGAGGAAGAACATAGGCAAGCTGAGGGAGGCTTTAAAGTACGACGGACTCTCAGTCGTCATATCGAGAGGGGACTGTGCCCTCTACCACTTCCGCGAATACAGAAGGGCCGGAGGAAAGATAGTCCCCTACTTCGTGGACAAGGAGGCCTGTGAGAGGGCCTACAACTGCATAAGGGACTTCGGCTGTCCGGCGATAGTCATAGACGAGGAGGACAAAAAGGCGAAGATCTTGCCAGAGATCTGCGTCGGCTGTGGCGTCTGCGCCCAGCTGTGTCCGCATAATGCAATCCACTCGACGGCCATCCTCTATGGGGGAGAGGACAAGCCCTACGTGACGATAGAAGATTACCGCGAACTGGAGCAGATAATGCTCAGGAGGGAGAAGCCATGA
- the thiI gene encoding tRNA uracil 4-sulfurtransferase ThiI: MIIVRYGEIAVKGGKRREFERKLAGNIEKALKRRGIEGRAEVIKGRILVDAPDNASEIIAKVPGVVSVSPAKVMPYEEVPKYLKEALKGLTPRSFKVETQRLDKTFLKTSVEVNKEIGAFVVKEFGWKVDLENPELTIGIEIINGKAYVFFEKIRGVGGLPVGTQGKVVVLLSGGIDSPVAAFLMLKRGAEVIAVHFDQGKNARKVVEKVVEILNDYSPEPIELIVENHFEILKPYVIALNKLNRREWTCVVCKVAMLRRAAEIAKENGALGIVTGDSLGQVASQTLTNLYFETMSVDFPVHRPLLGFDKEEIVSIARKIKTYDAFLEYPYCDCPFRPERVVTQGKLEEFEKIRAELKKEGVI; encoded by the coding sequence GTGATAATAGTAAGATACGGAGAGATAGCGGTAAAAGGCGGAAAAAGAAGGGAATTTGAGAGAAAATTGGCCGGGAATATTGAGAAAGCCCTAAAAAGAAGGGGAATCGAGGGAAGAGCGGAGGTAATAAAGGGCAGGATTCTCGTTGATGCCCCGGATAATGCCTCCGAAATAATAGCCAAGGTTCCGGGAGTTGTTTCAGTCTCCCCGGCGAAGGTCATGCCCTATGAGGAAGTTCCCAAGTATCTTAAAGAGGCCCTTAAAGGCCTCACTCCAAGGAGCTTTAAAGTTGAAACCCAGAGGCTTGACAAAACGTTCTTGAAGACCTCCGTGGAAGTTAATAAGGAAATAGGAGCGTTTGTTGTTAAGGAATTTGGATGGAAGGTGGATCTTGAGAATCCAGAACTTACAATTGGAATAGAGATAATAAACGGAAAAGCTTACGTGTTCTTTGAGAAGATTAGGGGTGTGGGAGGACTACCGGTGGGAACGCAGGGAAAAGTTGTAGTTCTCTTGAGTGGAGGGATAGATTCTCCAGTGGCGGCTTTCCTAATGCTGAAGAGAGGTGCTGAGGTGATAGCGGTTCACTTTGACCAAGGAAAGAATGCGAGAAAAGTCGTTGAGAAGGTCGTGGAGATTCTCAACGATTATTCCCCGGAACCCATAGAGCTGATCGTAGAGAATCATTTCGAGATCCTCAAGCCTTACGTGATAGCATTAAATAAGCTTAACAGAAGAGAATGGACCTGTGTGGTATGCAAGGTGGCCATGCTGAGAAGAGCGGCTGAGATAGCAAAAGAGAACGGCGCCCTTGGGATAGTCACCGGTGACAGCCTCGGCCAGGTTGCATCGCAGACCCTGACTAATCTCTACTTTGAGACCATGAGTGTGGACTTTCCAGTTCATAGGCCCCTTTTAGGATTCGACAAAGAGGAGATAGTTTCCATAGCCCGAAAAATAAAAACATATGATGCCTTTTTGGAGTATCCTTACTGTGACTGCCCCTTCAGGCCAGAGCGGGTTGTAACACAGGGGAAGCTTGAGGAGTTCGAGAAAATAAGGGCAGAGCTGAAAAAAGAGGGTGTGATCTGA
- a CDS encoding ThiF family adenylyltransferase: MDFSRHFPIIGIEGQRKLGESKVAVVGAGALGSWEVIGKPKVDVLKEKFGVKGYFEDLNPSTVALLNEADLIIDGTDNIYTRQVINDYAVKNGKPWIYVGVLSTYGNIMPIIPGKTACFRCFMPKLPSRPMPTCAMAGIMSYVPPLAASIAVALAAKILLGEDVKSELIFFDTKTLDFEKVEVPRREDCPACVGGEFTFLEKRIKIERLCDGSIQVTPPEKMDVNLEELGKQLENLGLEYLKTSQFIQFEDEDYEILIFKSGRMVIRGAEEEREAKNLFARYLGG; this comes from the coding sequence ATGGACTTTTCGAGACACTTCCCCATTATAGGCATTGAGGGACAGAGAAAGTTGGGCGAGAGCAAGGTGGCGGTCGTTGGAGCTGGTGCTTTGGGAAGCTGGGAGGTCATAGGAAAGCCGAAGGTGGATGTGCTAAAGGAGAAGTTTGGAGTTAAAGGTTACTTTGAGGATTTGAACCCCTCAACAGTTGCTCTTCTTAACGAAGCTGACCTGATAATAGATGGAACCGACAACATCTACACAAGGCAGGTTATAAACGATTACGCAGTAAAAAACGGCAAGCCTTGGATATATGTGGGGGTTTTATCCACCTATGGAAACATAATGCCGATAATTCCTGGTAAAACAGCGTGCTTCAGATGTTTTATGCCCAAGTTGCCTTCAAGACCTATGCCCACCTGTGCGATGGCTGGGATTATGAGCTATGTTCCCCCGCTGGCAGCTTCAATAGCCGTTGCTCTTGCGGCAAAGATTTTGTTAGGGGAAGATGTCAAAAGCGAGCTCATCTTCTTCGACACAAAGACGCTTGACTTTGAAAAAGTTGAGGTGCCAAGAAGGGAGGACTGTCCGGCATGTGTAGGGGGAGAGTTCACCTTTTTAGAAAAGCGTATAAAGATAGAGAGGCTATGTGATGGTTCAATCCAGGTAACGCCCCCGGAGAAAATGGATGTTAACCTTGAAGAGCTTGGAAAACAGCTCGAAAACCTCGGCCTTGAATATCTAAAAACCTCGCAGTTCATTCAATTTGAAGATGAGGATTATGAAATACTGATCTTCAAAAGCGGAAGAATGGTTATTAGGGGGGCTGAAGAGGAGAGAGAAGCGAAGAACCTCTTTGCAAGATATCTGGGTGGTTGA
- a CDS encoding NAD(P)-dependent oxidoreductase gives MIGWIGLGHIGRAMAERLSEDYELLVWNRTIEKAKGFKKVARTPEEVAEKCDVIFLSLYDSEAVRQVLERLLKADLSGKIVVDTTTNHHEKVLEFHEMYRNAGAFYLESPVIGSVIPARNGQLTILVSGEREAFEKVRPYLEKLGKKVFHVEEPGKATKLKLINNFVLGAFMAALGEAVALGEKAGIPKEELIEVLENGAGNSVVLKAKKAKLLSEDYSTHFSVKNLVKDLSYAYDLALASRKAVPLNATVRELYRLAFERGMEELDFSVVYKLLREL, from the coding sequence ATGATAGGATGGATTGGCCTGGGTCATATAGGTCGAGCCATGGCGGAGAGGTTATCAGAGGATTACGAGCTCCTCGTCTGGAACAGGACGATAGAGAAGGCCAAAGGTTTCAAGAAAGTCGCAAGAACTCCGGAGGAAGTTGCCGAGAAATGCGACGTGATCTTCCTCTCGCTCTACGACAGCGAAGCGGTGAGGCAGGTTTTGGAGAGGCTTTTAAAGGCAGATCTCAGCGGGAAGATAGTAGTGGACACCACCACGAACCACCACGAGAAGGTCTTAGAGTTCCACGAGATGTACAGAAACGCGGGAGCCTTTTACCTCGAAAGCCCCGTCATCGGGAGCGTCATTCCGGCGAGAAACGGCCAGCTGACGATCCTCGTGAGCGGCGAGAGGGAAGCCTTTGAGAAAGTCCGTCCCTATCTTGAGAAGCTCGGGAAGAAGGTATTCCACGTTGAGGAGCCCGGGAAGGCCACGAAGCTCAAACTGATAAACAACTTTGTGCTCGGAGCCTTCATGGCTGCCCTTGGTGAGGCAGTAGCTTTGGGTGAAAAAGCCGGAATCCCGAAGGAGGAGCTTATAGAGGTGCTTGAGAACGGCGCCGGCAACTCGGTGGTGCTGAAGGCGAAGAAGGCAAAGCTCCTCAGTGAAGATTACTCGACTCACTTCTCCGTGAAGAACCTCGTTAAGGATCTCTCCTACGCTTACGACCTGGCCCTGGCATCGAGGAAAGCAGTCCCGCTCAACGCTACCGTGAGGGAGCTCTACAGGCTTGCCTTTGAAAGGGGCATGGAGGAGCTTGACTTTTCGGTGGTTTACAAACTCCTCCGGGAGCTTTAA
- a CDS encoding nitroreductase family protein yields the protein MEFFEVLKRRRSIRRFQDKPVPREVIEKLLEAAFLSPSSYNKRPWHFIVVDDKEKLEALSRAKLGASGLKTAPVAIVVTADERKSDVRVEDASIAAEHIHLASYALGLGSFWVQIRNRMHDGTKSAEEYVRELLGIPENYRVLCIVGVGYPAEKKEPHGDEVFEWEKVSHNEFGRGFK from the coding sequence ATGGAGTTCTTTGAAGTCCTGAAAAGGAGGAGGAGCATAAGGCGTTTTCAGGACAAGCCCGTGCCGAGAGAGGTGATAGAAAAGCTCCTTGAAGCGGCATTCCTCTCGCCGAGCTCCTACAACAAGAGGCCGTGGCACTTCATCGTTGTTGATGATAAAGAGAAGCTTGAGGCCCTCTCAAGGGCAAAGCTCGGTGCCTCTGGCCTCAAAACGGCCCCGGTGGCGATAGTCGTCACAGCCGACGAGAGGAAAAGCGACGTACGGGTTGAAGACGCGAGCATAGCGGCCGAGCACATCCACCTCGCCTCCTATGCTTTAGGGTTAGGCTCCTTCTGGGTGCAGATAAGGAACAGGATGCATGACGGGACCAAAAGCGCCGAAGAGTACGTTAGGGAGCTCCTGGGCATTCCGGAGAACTACCGCGTGCTCTGCATCGTTGGGGTAGGCTATCCGGCTGAGAAGAAGGAGCCTCACGGCGATGAAGTCTTCGAGTGGGAGAAGGTGAGCCACAACGAGTTCGGGAGGGGGTTCAAGTAG
- a CDS encoding flavodoxin family protein: protein MKTLVVFYSRSGTTKRVAEELAKALNADVDEVIDKKSRRGIIGFLRAGYDATRGKTTEIEFTKDPSNYDLVIVGIPVWNGRVTPAIRTYLLRNRGRIKGAVFFATCAGRAGMCLEQMEELYGDKALLKKTIVKKELEKGVRELKEELKALITT, encoded by the coding sequence ATGAAAACGCTCGTCGTCTTCTACTCCCGGAGTGGAACGACGAAAAGAGTGGCGGAGGAGCTTGCTAAAGCCCTTAACGCCGACGTTGACGAGGTAATTGATAAGAAGTCCCGCAGGGGCATCATCGGATTCCTGAGAGCCGGCTACGACGCCACGAGGGGGAAGACAACGGAGATAGAGTTCACGAAGGACCCGTCAAACTACGACCTCGTGATTGTGGGAATCCCTGTCTGGAACGGAAGGGTCACGCCGGCCATAAGGACCTATCTCCTGAGGAACAGGGGGCGGATCAAAGGCGCGGTATTCTTCGCAACCTGCGCCGGAAGGGCAGGAATGTGCCTCGAGCAGATGGAGGAGCTCTACGGTGATAAAGCGCTCCTGAAAAAGACTATCGTCAAGAAAGAGCTTGAAAAAGGGGTAAGAGAGTTAAAAGAAGAGCTCAAGGCCTTAATAACTACTTGA
- a CDS encoding transporter permease, whose amino-acid sequence MAPFVVFWLVLLLPYVLIVKKRPFDARGELTMHVDKPLLVVSVGLLALNVLLAELHLQYAGLALTLLILFLFGRRAFFNFDWALILTFALIFVDFRELSILLSESGLSFPRRGIELMLLSAGISQVISNVPATVLLLPLEPEWLSLALGVNLGGNGVIVGSLANLIAARIAGVSIRDFQKYSLPYFLLSTVATVLVLSFLRS is encoded by the coding sequence ATGGCCCCCTTTGTGGTGTTCTGGCTGGTTCTCCTCCTTCCCTACGTCCTGATAGTCAAAAAGAGGCCTTTTGACGCCCGGGGGGAGCTCACAATGCACGTCGATAAACCCCTCCTTGTCGTATCGGTAGGCCTCCTCGCCCTCAACGTCCTCCTTGCGGAGCTCCACCTGCAGTATGCTGGGCTTGCCCTCACACTCTTGATCCTTTTCCTTTTTGGAAGGAGGGCTTTCTTCAACTTCGACTGGGCGCTAATACTCACGTTTGCCCTCATCTTCGTGGATTTCCGGGAGTTGTCTATCCTGCTCTCAGAGAGTGGACTCTCCTTCCCCAGGAGAGGGATTGAACTCATGCTCCTCTCAGCCGGCATAAGTCAGGTTATCAGCAACGTCCCGGCAACGGTTCTCCTGCTCCCCCTGGAACCCGAGTGGCTTTCTCTTGCCCTCGGCGTGAACCTTGGGGGGAATGGGGTAATCGTGGGCTCGCTTGCAAACCTGATAGCCGCTAGAATAGCGGGGGTGAGTATAAGGGATTTCCAGAAGTACTCTCTGCCCTACTTTCTCCTTTCCACGGTGGCTACGGTGCTCGTTCTTTCCTTCCTTCGCTCTTAA